From a region of the Deltaproteobacteria bacterium genome:
- a CDS encoding FAD-binding protein, whose amino-acid sequence MSYTEELKRLIKRVEATRMARVERKRRGEEYPMLSLAEREERLRKYHPDFVEGARREIRVGPNKGYAISPEIADLLESRSRIDPDKVDLSRIDYETDVLILGGGGAGTSAALVAQEQGAKVILATKLRHGDANTMMAEGGIQAASKGTKDSPYFHYLDIMGGGHFKNVPELVRTLVMEAPRVLGWLEDLGCMFSKFEDGRLKTLHGGGTCRKRMHYAADITGAEIMRTLRDEARNRAEDITVLEFVPAVELILNERGHCAGALLYNLETEEYLVVKAKAVVIATGGSGRLHIQGFMTTNHYGATGDGLILGYRVGVKVCFLHTVQYHPTGAVFPEQAEGLLITEKFRGAGANILNIDGEQFVYEREPRDVESACFIRECTEVGKGVPTPTGKFGVWLDSPMIDILRGAGTVEKEFPGKHILFKRYGIDISKEPMLVYPTLHYQNGGLEITAECETTVPGLYVSGEVSGGVHGENRLMGNSLLDVTVFGRIAGKNAAVYAREKAEDAPLTLDHVKRHHKEIEEAGIETGQISPMLLPDYSNPEVRKKQLTAHYQGTIR is encoded by the coding sequence ATGTCCTACACCGAGGAACTCAAGAGACTCATAAAGAGGGTGGAAGCCACCCGTATGGCCCGGGTGGAGCGGAAGAGGAGGGGAGAGGAGTACCCCATGCTCTCCCTGGCGGAGAGGGAGGAACGGCTCAGGAAGTACCACCCTGATTTTGTTGAAGGAGCTCGAAGGGAGATCCGGGTGGGACCCAACAAGGGTTATGCCATCTCTCCCGAAATCGCCGATCTTCTTGAGAGCAGGAGCCGGATCGATCCGGACAAGGTAGATCTTTCACGGATCGACTACGAGACAGACGTTTTGATTCTCGGAGGGGGAGGAGCCGGGACTTCTGCGGCCCTGGTCGCTCAGGAGCAAGGTGCCAAGGTAATACTCGCCACCAAGCTCCGCCATGGTGACGCCAACACCATGATGGCTGAGGGTGGAATTCAGGCTGCCTCCAAAGGGACCAAGGATTCACCCTACTTTCACTATCTCGACATAATGGGCGGCGGCCATTTCAAGAATGTTCCGGAACTGGTCAGGACCCTCGTCATGGAGGCGCCCCGTGTTCTCGGCTGGCTCGAGGATTTGGGGTGCATGTTCTCAAAATTCGAGGACGGCCGGCTGAAGACGCTTCATGGGGGAGGAACCTGCCGAAAGCGGATGCACTATGCAGCCGATATCACAGGGGCAGAGATTATGCGGACTCTCAGGGATGAGGCGAGGAACCGGGCAGAGGACATTACCGTGCTCGAGTTCGTTCCGGCTGTTGAGTTGATCCTGAACGAACGCGGCCACTGTGCAGGGGCTCTTCTGTATAATCTGGAGACCGAGGAGTATCTTGTCGTGAAAGCCAAGGCCGTGGTCATAGCCACAGGTGGATCTGGACGCCTCCACATTCAGGGGTTTATGACGACCAACCATTACGGGGCGACCGGAGACGGTCTGATTCTGGGTTACAGGGTCGGTGTGAAGGTCTGCTTTCTCCACACCGTCCAGTACCATCCCACCGGTGCGGTCTTTCCCGAGCAGGCCGAGGGGCTTCTCATCACCGAGAAGTTTCGGGGGGCCGGGGCCAACATACTCAACATCGACGGAGAGCAGTTCGTCTACGAGAGGGAACCCCGCGACGTGGAGTCTGCCTGTTTCATCCGCGAGTGTACGGAGGTGGGCAAGGGTGTGCCCACACCGACGGGCAAGTTCGGTGTCTGGCTCGATTCACCTATGATCGACATTCTCAGGGGGGCGGGAACCGTGGAGAAGGAGTTCCCTGGAAAGCATATCCTCTTCAAGCGCTATGGGATAGACATCTCAAAGGAGCCGATGCTGGTCTACCCCACCCTTCACTACCAGAATGGAGGACTCGAGATCACGGCTGAGTGCGAGACCACGGTTCCGGGACTCTACGTGAGCGGAGAGGTGAGTGGGGGGGTTCACGGGGAGAATCGACTCATGGGGAATTCCCTGCTCGATGTGACGGTCTTCGGAAGGATTGCGGGGAAGAATGCGGCTGTCTATGCAAGGGAGAAGGCCGAGGACGCTCCCCTCACCCTGGATCATGTGAAGCGTCACCACAAGGAAATCGAGGAGGCCGGGATCGAGACCGGCCAGATTTCACCGATGCTGCTGCCAGACTATTCCAATCCAGAGGTCAGAAAGAAACAGCTTACGGCCCATTACCAGGGCACGATCCGCTGA
- a CDS encoding Coenzyme F420 hydrogenase/dehydrogenase, beta subunit C-terminal domain, whose protein sequence is MKAAILSVENGDPLAALRGFLRRLLETRMVGMILVPKALPSGAGFVQTLIRDPAMLDDVHPVAPTMPVQSARILSGLTVGDPGERIGAVLKPCELRAAVELTKFLQVKLDHLVTIGVDCPGTYEVEDYARVAGEKGAGDSLWEGMVRGVKTGRLDGQEEEGIALRLACRICENPVPVNADITFGFFGHDPSREIEVIVGERVVGEFEERGIIGLSSEESSERGQVISQLKEERIRKRDEVFGRFRQQTTDLQALMSTFSTCVRCHNCMVACPICYCKECVFRTPTFEHQSNQFVRWADRKGGIQMPTDTLIFHLTRLAHMATSCIGCGLCDSACPSGLPVMTLFRTVAQGVQSLFDYLPGRDPEETPPVATFREDELQVETGAKD, encoded by the coding sequence ATGAAGGCTGCAATCCTGAGCGTTGAAAACGGCGACCCCTTGGCCGCCCTGAGAGGTTTCTTGCGGCGTCTCCTTGAAACGAGAATGGTCGGAATGATTCTCGTTCCAAAGGCGCTTCCGTCCGGGGCGGGATTCGTCCAGACCCTCATCAGAGACCCGGCGATGCTCGACGATGTTCACCCTGTGGCACCGACCATGCCTGTCCAATCAGCAAGGATCCTTTCCGGTCTGACGGTGGGCGACCCCGGCGAGCGGATCGGAGCGGTACTGAAACCGTGCGAACTGCGTGCCGCTGTCGAACTCACCAAGTTCCTTCAGGTGAAACTCGACCATCTGGTCACCATCGGGGTGGATTGTCCGGGAACCTATGAGGTCGAGGATTACGCCAGGGTGGCCGGGGAGAAGGGGGCTGGTGACTCTCTGTGGGAAGGCATGGTCAGGGGGGTCAAGACCGGCCGGCTTGACGGGCAGGAAGAGGAAGGGATAGCCCTTCGCCTTGCCTGTCGGATTTGCGAGAACCCTGTCCCTGTAAATGCCGACATCACTTTCGGGTTTTTTGGCCATGACCCGAGCAGGGAGATCGAGGTGATCGTCGGCGAGCGGGTGGTAGGGGAGTTTGAGGAGAGAGGCATTATCGGTCTCTCCTCCGAGGAGTCGAGTGAAAGGGGGCAGGTGATCTCCCAGTTGAAGGAGGAGCGGATCAGGAAGAGGGACGAGGTGTTCGGTAGGTTCAGGCAGCAAACCACCGATCTTCAGGCTCTGATGAGTACTTTTTCCACGTGTGTCCGGTGCCACAACTGCATGGTTGCCTGCCCGATCTGTTACTGCAAGGAATGCGTGTTCCGGACGCCGACTTTTGAGCACCAATCAAACCAGTTCGTCCGATGGGCAGACCGGAAGGGGGGCATCCAGATGCCCACTGACACGCTCATCTTTCATCTGACCAGGTTGGCTCACATGGCCACATCCTGTATCGGCTGTGGGCTGTGTGACAGCGCGTGCCCCAGCGGGTTGCCTGTAATGACCCTTTTTAGGACCGTAGCCCAGGGCGTGCAGTCCCTGTTCGACTATCTTCCCGGTCGTGACCCTGAGGAGACCCCACCTGTAGCCACTTTCAGGGAGGATGAGCTTCAGGTCGAGACCGGTGCCAAGGACTGA
- a CDS encoding hydrogenase iron-sulfur subunit, with translation MSEFEPRIVAFLCHWCTYTGADLAGTTRQQYPPNIRIIHLMCSGAVDTIYVLKALIDGADGVLIGGCHPGDCHYQTGNYKARRRVAILKNILSQLGYDPERIWLRWISASEGKLFADTVTQMVEELKQKGPNPIKKMWAL, from the coding sequence ATGAGCGAGTTTGAACCGCGAATCGTGGCTTTTCTCTGCCACTGGTGTACCTATACAGGGGCCGACCTGGCAGGGACGACCCGGCAGCAGTACCCCCCGAATATTAGAATTATCCATCTCATGTGTTCCGGCGCAGTGGATACCATCTATGTGCTGAAGGCCCTTATTGATGGAGCTGACGGAGTCTTGATCGGGGGATGCCACCCCGGCGATTGCCATTATCAGACGGGGAATTACAAGGCAAGGAGGAGAGTGGCGATTCTTAAGAACATTCTGTCTCAACTCGGATACGATCCCGAACGGATCTGGCTTCGCTGGATCAGTGCAAGCGAGGGGAAGCTCTTTGCCGATACCGTGACACAGATGGTTGAGGAACTGAAACAGAAAGGACCCAACCCGATCAAGAAGATGTGGGCCCTGTAA
- the sucC gene encoding ADP-forming succinate--CoA ligase subunit beta has protein sequence MKIHEYQAKAIFRNFGIPVPAGDMAESPGKARQIATSLGGDRIVVKAQIHAGGRGKGGGVRIVGTPKEAEEAAGEMLGMRLVTPQTGPRGKTVRKVLVEEGVKIRSEIYLAVTVDRSARCVVLMGSEVGGVEIEKTARETPEKIVTERVDPTIGLRPFQAFRLALRLNLPLNLVRKTASVISGLYRVFNELDCSLAEINPLVITQEDEPVALDGKINFDDNALFRHPEAKEFRDTGEEEPLEVEASKFNLNYIKLDGNVGCMVNGAGLAMATMDMIKLVGGEPANFLDVGGGATAEMVKEGLRIILSDPNVEAVLINIFGGILRCDVLARGLVKAAEEVAIDLPVVVRLEGTNVEEGRRILGESGLNLITAMDMNDAAEKVMASLRGSVHGGS, from the coding sequence GTGAAGATACACGAATACCAGGCCAAGGCTATTTTTAGGAATTTCGGGATACCGGTGCCGGCAGGAGATATGGCGGAATCTCCAGGAAAGGCTCGCCAGATCGCTACGTCTCTGGGCGGAGATAGGATCGTCGTAAAGGCCCAGATCCATGCAGGCGGGCGCGGCAAGGGGGGTGGTGTCCGGATTGTCGGCACCCCGAAAGAGGCTGAAGAGGCCGCGGGTGAGATGCTCGGCATGAGACTGGTAACCCCCCAGACTGGCCCCCGGGGAAAGACGGTGCGAAAGGTTCTCGTTGAGGAGGGCGTGAAGATCCGTTCGGAAATCTACCTGGCCGTGACGGTCGACAGAAGCGCTCGATGTGTTGTGCTGATGGGCTCTGAGGTTGGTGGCGTCGAGATCGAGAAGACCGCCCGTGAGACACCGGAAAAGATAGTGACGGAGCGGGTCGATCCTACCATCGGCCTCAGGCCTTTTCAGGCTTTTCGTCTCGCCTTGAGGCTGAATCTTCCCTTGAATCTGGTAAGAAAGACGGCATCCGTCATATCCGGGCTGTACAGGGTGTTTAATGAGTTGGATTGTTCCCTAGCTGAAATCAATCCACTGGTTATAACGCAGGAAGACGAGCCTGTTGCTCTGGACGGGAAGATCAACTTTGATGACAATGCCCTTTTCCGCCACCCAGAGGCCAAGGAGTTCCGGGACACGGGTGAGGAAGAGCCGCTCGAAGTGGAGGCATCCAAATTCAACCTCAACTATATCAAGCTGGATGGAAACGTGGGCTGCATGGTCAATGGCGCCGGCCTGGCCATGGCGACGATGGACATGATCAAGCTTGTTGGAGGAGAACCCGCCAATTTCTTGGACGTCGGCGGGGGAGCGACGGCCGAGATGGTCAAAGAGGGCCTCAGGATTATCCTCTCAGATCCCAATGTCGAGGCTGTTCTCATAAACATATTCGGGGGAATTCTGAGATGCGACGTCCTGGCCAGGGGCCTTGTTAAGGCGGCCGAAGAGGTCGCGATAGACCTCCCCGTTGTTGTTCGGCTGGAAGGGACCAATGTGGAAGAGGGGCGGAGGATTCTAGGAGAGTCAGGGCTCAACCTTATCACAGCGATGGATATGAATGATGCCGCCGAGAAAGTAATGGCCTCTCTAAGGGGGTCGGTCCACGGCGGCTCATAG
- a CDS encoding 4Fe-4S dicluster domain-containing protein — MESGKKENERSGHSEMVPIFVMGKRYDVPASLTIQKAMEYAGYQWIRGCGCRGGICGACATVYRFPESYKIEVGLACQTVVQPNMYITQIPFFPAVKKTYDLEKLTPTLETLVKLYPETLRCLQCNVCTKSCPMDIQVMDYMAAAMRGDIERVAELSFSCVMCGLCTSRCPAEICQYNIAILARRLYGKYMTPKAEHLQAVIEEITKGRYDSMMTELMETDEERLKKLYTEREIEPEEADEMWTPKDTSRL; from the coding sequence ATGGAATCGGGGAAGAAAGAGAATGAGAGATCAGGTCATTCCGAGATGGTTCCCATCTTCGTCATGGGCAAGAGGTACGACGTCCCCGCGTCTCTGACCATCCAGAAGGCGATGGAGTATGCGGGATATCAGTGGATCCGGGGATGCGGATGCCGAGGAGGCATCTGCGGTGCCTGTGCGACGGTATACAGGTTTCCCGAGAGCTACAAGATCGAGGTGGGTCTTGCCTGCCAGACCGTGGTTCAACCCAACATGTACATTACCCAGATTCCTTTCTTTCCGGCTGTCAAGAAGACCTATGACCTGGAGAAACTCACTCCGACCCTGGAAACCCTGGTCAAGTTGTATCCGGAGACATTACGGTGCCTCCAGTGCAACGTGTGCACGAAGTCCTGCCCCATGGACATTCAGGTGATGGATTACATGGCGGCGGCGATGCGTGGCGACATTGAGAGAGTCGCCGAATTGTCCTTCAGCTGCGTCATGTGCGGCCTCTGTACCTCTCGTTGTCCTGCCGAGATCTGTCAGTACAACATTGCGATTCTTGCCAGACGGCTCTACGGAAAGTATATGACCCCCAAGGCCGAACATCTCCAGGCAGTGATTGAGGAGATAACAAAGGGCCGCTACGACTCGATGATGACGGAGCTCATGGAGACCGATGAAGAGAGACTCAAGAAGCTCTATACGGAAAGGGAGATTGAGCCCGAGGAGGCCGATGAAATGTGGACTCCGAAAGACACTTCCCGTCTCTGA